The uncultured Bacteroides sp. genome has a segment encoding these proteins:
- a CDS encoding peptidylprolyl isomerase: MKKLVNFKTLVLLIVLCASQVKAYAQDNVIDEVVWIVGDEAILKSDVEEERLNAQYNGTKFDGDPYCVIPEQIAIQKLYLHQAAIDSVEVTDNEVLQQVEYQINNIIRQIGSKEKMEEYFNKTYTQIRETMRESTRDGLIVQKMQRKLVGDIKITPAEVRRYFQKIPQDSVPYIPTQVEVQIITQEPKIPLTEIEDVKKRLREYTNRITTGDTPFSSLAILYSEDPGSARRGGELGFMGKGELLPEFATVAFNLQDPKKVSKIVETEYGFHIIQLIEKRGDRINCRHILLKPKVSDKDLQGAMHRLDSISNDIRKAKFTFEQAATVISHDKESRNNNGIMANSKTNTSKFDMDQLPQEVAKAVDKLNVGEISKAFTMINDKGKEVCAVVKLKARIDGHKATMTDDYQSLKDIVIGKMRVEKLDQWIRNKQKSTYVRINENWRKCDFKYPGWIK, encoded by the coding sequence ATGAAAAAGTTAGTGAACTTTAAAACGCTTGTATTACTCATTGTGCTATGCGCTTCTCAAGTGAAAGCGTATGCTCAAGATAATGTAATAGATGAAGTGGTCTGGATCGTGGGTGATGAAGCCATTTTGAAGTCGGATGTTGAGGAGGAACGGCTGAACGCGCAGTACAACGGAACCAAATTTGATGGTGATCCTTACTGTGTAATCCCGGAACAAATCGCAATCCAGAAATTATATCTGCATCAGGCTGCTATTGATAGTGTAGAAGTTACTGACAATGAAGTTCTGCAACAAGTAGAGTATCAGATAAATAACATTATCCGTCAGATAGGTTCTAAGGAAAAGATGGAGGAGTACTTCAATAAGACCTATACCCAGATAAGGGAAACAATGCGTGAAAGTACGCGCGACGGGTTGATTGTTCAAAAGATGCAGCGAAAGCTGGTTGGAGATATAAAGATCACTCCTGCCGAGGTGAGAAGATATTTCCAGAAAATTCCTCAGGACAGTGTTCCTTATATCCCTACTCAGGTAGAGGTTCAGATTATTACCCAGGAACCTAAGATTCCGCTCACTGAGATTGAGGATGTGAAAAAACGATTGCGTGAATATACAAATCGTATCACTACCGGAGATACCCCGTTCTCTTCTCTGGCTATTCTTTATTCTGAAGATCCGGGTAGTGCTCGTAGAGGTGGAGAACTTGGATTCATGGGAAAAGGTGAGCTATTGCCCGAATTTGCAACGGTGGCATTTAACTTGCAGGATCCTAAAAAAGTATCAAAAATTGTTGAAACGGAATATGGTTTTCATATTATCCAGTTAATAGAAAAGCGTGGTGACCGTATTAACTGCCGTCATATCTTGTTAAAGCCAAAAGTGTCTGACAAGGATTTGCAGGGAGCAATGCACCGACTTGATTCTATATCAAATGACATTCGTAAGGCTAAGTTTACTTTTGAACAAGCTGCCACAGTAATTTCTCACGATAAGGAATCCCGTAACAATAACGGAATAATGGCTAATTCAAAAACAAATACTTCAAAATTTGATATGGATCAGTTACCACAGGAAGTTGCGAAGGCTGTTGATAAGTTAAACGTAGGTGAAATATCTAAAGCCTTTACTATGATAAATGATAAAGGTAAGGAAGTTTGCGCGGTAGTTAAACTGAAAGCAAGAATTGATGGCCACAAAGCAACCATGACAGATGATTATCAGAGTCTGAAAGATATTGTTATTGGAAAAATGAGAGTGGAGAAACTTGATCAGTGGATTAGAAATAAGCAGAAAAGCACATACGTTCGTATCAATGAAAACTGGAGAAAATGTGATTTCAAGTATCCGGGTTGGATTAAATAA
- a CDS encoding OstA-like protein, which translates to MLKNNNIKYSISRHRILLMGILCLFGVYLIAGNHSVNRKKIPKSKKDLVYILNSDETIGDEVRRPDITLLQGNVRLRHKGMYMFCDSAYLNEKTNSFEAFGKVRMEQGDTLFIYGNYLKYDGYKELAKLRENVKLVNRKTTLLTDSLDYDRVLDKAYYFEGGTMLDQENVLTSDWGEYSPSTKNAVFNFDVKLVNPRFTLKTDTLKYNSGNGIAHIVGPSRIDSEKNHITSKRGYYNTRADQAQLLDRSLLVNEDGRKLIGDSIYYDRKKGYGEAFYNVLLTDSVNKNFLKGDYCFYNELTGNAVATKKALAVDYSQGDTLYLHGDTLKLNTFNIKTDSMYREMRAFRKVRFFRKDIQGTCDSLFFSSKDTCLRMFKDPILWSENKQLLGEEIRIYMNDSTIDWAHIVNQALSVEEKDSVHYNQVTGKDIKAYFVGGDMRKVDVIGNVRLIYYPEEKDSTMMGMNTSETSLLNIYLKDKKMDKMVMSPASSGTLYPMLMIPPDKLKLENFGWFDFIRPLNKDDIFEWRGKKAGQVLKNKGRKAIPLPNHGLLKK; encoded by the coding sequence ATGCTGAAGAATAATAATATAAAATATTCAATAAGCAGGCACAGAATACTACTAATGGGTATTCTGTGCCTGTTTGGCGTTTACTTGATAGCGGGAAACCATTCTGTTAACAGGAAAAAGATACCAAAATCTAAAAAAGACCTGGTCTATATTCTCAACTCCGATGAAACAATTGGTGACGAAGTGCGTAGGCCGGATATTACCTTGTTACAGGGAAATGTAAGATTGCGCCATAAAGGAATGTATATGTTCTGTGACAGCGCCTACCTTAACGAAAAAACAAATTCCTTTGAAGCTTTTGGTAAAGTTCGTATGGAACAGGGAGACACCTTGTTCATCTATGGCAATTATCTGAAATATGATGGTTACAAAGAACTGGCTAAACTCAGAGAGAACGTTAAGCTGGTAAACAGAAAAACAACCTTGCTTACAGATAGTCTTGACTATGACCGCGTGCTGGACAAGGCTTATTACTTTGAAGGAGGAACCATGCTTGATCAGGAAAATGTACTTACTTCTGATTGGGGAGAATATAGTCCTTCTACAAAGAATGCAGTATTTAACTTTGATGTAAAATTGGTAAACCCACGTTTTACCTTAAAAACAGATACACTGAAATATAATTCAGGTAACGGAATAGCTCATATTGTAGGACCTTCACGCATAGATAGTGAGAAGAATCATATTACCTCCAAACGAGGATACTATAATACACGTGCTGATCAGGCTCAGTTGCTTGACCGTTCTCTTCTGGTAAATGAAGATGGCCGGAAACTGATTGGAGACAGTATCTATTATGACCGAAAGAAAGGTTATGGAGAAGCATTCTATAATGTGCTGCTGACCGACTCGGTAAATAAGAATTTCTTAAAGGGCGACTATTGCTTTTACAATGAACTGACTGGCAATGCTGTTGCCACTAAGAAGGCTTTAGCTGTTGATTACTCACAGGGTGATACTTTGTATTTGCATGGCGATACACTAAAACTGAATACATTCAATATTAAAACGGATTCCATGTACAGAGAGATGCGTGCTTTCCGCAAAGTTCGCTTTTTCCGTAAAGATATTCAGGGAACTTGTGACTCTTTATTCTTTTCATCAAAGGATACTTGTCTGAGAATGTTCAAGGACCCTATTCTGTGGAGTGAAAACAAGCAGTTGTTGGGAGAAGAGATCAGAATATATATGAACGACAGTACAATAGACTGGGCGCACATTGTAAACCAGGCTTTAAGTGTTGAAGAAAAAGACTCTGTTCACTATAACCAAGTTACCGGAAAAGATATAAAGGCTTATTTCGTGGGTGGGGATATGCGAAAAGTAGATGTCATTGGAAACGTGCGACTGATATATTATCCTGAAGAAAAAGATAGCACAATGATGGGGATGAATACCTCGGAGACTAGTCTGCTTAATATTTATCTCAAGGATAAAAAGATGGATAAAATGGTGATGAGTCCAGCTTCCAGTGGTACCCTTTACCCAATGCTGATGATTCCCCCCGATAAACTAAAGCTGGAGAACTTTGGATGGTTTGACTTTATCCGGCCGCTCAACAAAGATGACATCTTTGAATGGCGAGGCAAAAAAGCAGGGCAAGTATTGAAGAATAAAGGAAGAAAAGCGATACCTTTGCCTAATCATGGATTGCTGAAAAAGTAA
- the mutL gene encoding DNA mismatch repair endonuclease MutL: MSDIIRLLPDSVANQIAAGEVIQRPASVIKELVENSIDAGAREVHILVTDAGRTCIQVIDDGKGMSETDARISFERHATSKIRKAADLFALTTMGFRGEALASIAAVAQVDLKTRPENEELGTVISISGSAVERQEAISCAKGSNFSVKNLFFNVPARRKFLKSNQTELSNILVEFERIVLVHPDVTFTLHSNDAELFNLPATSLRQRIINVFGKKMNQQLLNVNVDTTMIKISGYIGKPDAARKKGAHQYFFVNGRYMRHPYFHKAVMEAYENLVPAGEQISYFLYLDVDPADIDVNIHPTKTEIKFENEVPIWQILAASVKESLGKFNEVPSIDFDMEGMPDIPAYDGAAPIQPPKLNFNPNFNPFQKSGSTYSRPKVEWEDLYDGIEKAERKMQQTYEPDVIDYPAFQEKEPEPEQTTLYEDEAVTEKSALQFQFKGRFILTSVKSGLMIIDQQRAHVRVLFNQYLEQIKNRQGIAQGVLFPEILELPASEAAVLQEISDDLSAIGFELTNLGGGSYAINGVPSGIEGLSPVQLIRNMIHTAMEKGSDVKEEVQNALALTLAKAAAIVYGQVLSNAEMTKLVDSLFACATPNYTPDGKTVLSVLKEDEIERLFK; the protein is encoded by the coding sequence ATGAGTGATATTATTCGTTTATTACCTGATTCAGTTGCCAATCAAATTGCTGCCGGTGAAGTAATTCAGCGTCCGGCTTCAGTGATAAAGGAACTGGTCGAGAATTCTATTGATGCTGGTGCAAGGGAAGTGCATATCTTAGTAACCGATGCGGGCAGAACCTGTATACAGGTTATTGATGATGGGAAAGGGATGTCTGAGACTGATGCCCGGATTTCTTTTGAACGGCATGCAACATCCAAGATTCGTAAAGCAGCAGACCTGTTTGCCCTTACTACTATGGGCTTCCGGGGTGAAGCTTTGGCGTCTATTGCCGCTGTGGCACAGGTGGATCTCAAAACACGTCCTGAAAATGAGGAACTGGGTACGGTGATTTCTATATCCGGATCGGCTGTGGAACGGCAGGAAGCTATATCTTGCGCCAAAGGGAGTAACTTCTCAGTAAAGAACTTATTCTTTAATGTTCCTGCCCGTCGCAAGTTCTTAAAGTCCAACCAAACAGAATTAAGTAATATATTGGTAGAGTTTGAACGTATCGTTCTTGTTCATCCTGATGTGACGTTCACGCTTCACAGCAATGATGCAGAACTGTTCAACCTGCCGGCTACCTCTCTTCGTCAACGCATTATCAATGTGTTTGGCAAAAAGATGAATCAACAGTTGCTCAATGTAAATGTTGATACCACAATGATTAAAATATCCGGCTATATTGGTAAGCCCGATGCCGCAAGAAAAAAAGGTGCACACCAGTACTTTTTTGTTAACGGACGATACATGCGCCATCCATACTTCCACAAAGCGGTGATGGAGGCGTATGAAAATCTGGTCCCTGCCGGAGAACAAATATCTTATTTCCTTTATTTAGATGTTGATCCCGCGGATATTGATGTGAATATTCACCCCACAAAAACGGAGATTAAGTTCGAGAATGAAGTACCTATCTGGCAAATTCTTGCAGCATCTGTGAAAGAATCACTGGGTAAGTTTAATGAGGTACCTTCCATTGATTTTGATATGGAAGGCATGCCAGATATTCCTGCTTATGACGGAGCGGCTCCTATCCAGCCACCCAAACTGAATTTCAATCCAAATTTTAACCCTTTCCAGAAGTCGGGCTCCACTTATTCACGCCCTAAGGTGGAATGGGAAGATTTATATGATGGAATTGAAAAGGCAGAACGAAAGATGCAGCAGACTTATGAGCCTGATGTGATAGACTATCCCGCTTTTCAGGAAAAGGAACCCGAACCGGAGCAAACCACACTGTATGAAGATGAGGCTGTAACAGAGAAAAGCGCCCTTCAGTTTCAGTTCAAAGGGCGGTTTATCCTTACATCCGTGAAATCGGGTCTGATGATTATTGATCAGCAGCGGGCACATGTCCGGGTGTTGTTCAACCAGTATCTGGAGCAGATAAAGAACAGACAAGGAATAGCACAGGGAGTGCTTTTTCCCGAGATACTTGAACTTCCGGCTTCCGAAGCGGCAGTGTTACAGGAAATCTCCGATGATCTGTCGGCCATTGGCTTTGAACTAACAAATCTGGGTGGAGGAAGTTATGCCATCAACGGAGTTCCATCCGGCATTGAAGGACTTTCACCCGTTCAGCTGATAAGAAATATGATACATACAGCAATGGAAAAGGGAAGTGATGTGAAAGAGGAAGTGCAAAACGCGCTAGCCTTGACCCTTGCCAAAGCAGCCGCCATTGTTTACGGGCAGGTGCTGAGCAATGCGGAAATGACTAAACTGGTAGATTCCCTTTTTGCTTGTGCCACACCAAACTATACTCCCGACGGGAAAACTGTTTTGTCGGTGCTTAAAGAAGATGAGATAGAAAGACTCTTTAAGTAA
- the recQ gene encoding DNA helicase RecQ, with the protein MAEKNKLTEQLKAYFGFDKFKGNQEAIIENVLAGNDSFVLMPTGGGKSLCYQLPSLVMEGTAIVISPLIALMKNQVDAMRNFSEDDGIAHFINSSLNKAAIDQVKSDILSGKTKLLYVAPESLTKDENVEFLKKVKISFYAVDEAHCISEWGHDFRPEYRRIRPIINEIGKAPLIALTATATPKVQHDIQKNLGMIDAEVYKSSFNRPNLYYEVRSKTNSIDKEIIKFIKANNGKSGIIYCLSRKKVEELAEILKANGINARAYHAGMDSSTRTDNQDDFLMEKIDVIVATIAFGMGIDKPDVRFVIHYDIPKSLEGYYQETGRAGRDGGEGQCITFYTNKDLQKLEKFMQGKPVAEQEIGKQLLLETAAYAESSVCRRKSLLHYFGEEYTEENCGNCDNCLNPKKQVEAQDSLCAVIETIMAVKENFKADYIIDVLQGRETSEVQAHLHEDLEVFGSGMGEEDKTWNAVIRQALIAGFLSKDVENYGLLKVTDAGRKFLKHPKSFKITEDNDFEEVEEETPMRGGAACAVDPALYSMLKDLRKKLSKKLDVPPYVIFQDPSLEAMATIYPVTLDELQNIPGVGAGKAKRYGQEFCVLIRKHCEENEIDRPEDLRVRTVANKSKLKVSIIQSIDRKVALDDIALSKGIEFSDLLEEIEAIVYSGTKLNIDYFLHEIMDEDHMQDIYDYFKESVTDKIDDAVEELGGDYSEDEIRLVRIKFISEMAN; encoded by the coding sequence ATGGCAGAGAAGAATAAATTAACGGAACAATTAAAAGCGTACTTTGGATTTGATAAATTCAAGGGAAATCAAGAGGCGATTATCGAAAATGTATTGGCCGGGAATGATTCGTTTGTGCTTATGCCCACAGGTGGGGGTAAGTCACTTTGTTATCAGTTACCTTCCTTGGTAATGGAAGGAACGGCAATCGTTATATCTCCCTTAATTGCCTTGATGAAAAATCAGGTTGATGCCATGCGTAACTTTAGTGAAGATGATGGAATAGCTCATTTTATCAACTCTTCACTTAATAAAGCTGCCATCGATCAGGTTAAATCGGATATTCTTTCCGGAAAGACAAAGTTGCTTTATGTAGCTCCCGAGTCATTAACGAAAGATGAGAATGTGGAGTTCCTGAAAAAAGTTAAGATATCTTTCTATGCTGTTGATGAAGCTCACTGTATTTCTGAATGGGGGCACGATTTTCGTCCTGAATACAGACGTATTCGCCCCATTATAAATGAAATAGGAAAAGCTCCTCTTATTGCTTTAACGGCTACTGCAACTCCAAAGGTGCAGCATGATATTCAAAAAAATCTTGGGATGATTGATGCGGAAGTCTACAAATCTTCCTTTAATCGCCCCAATCTTTACTATGAAGTACGTTCTAAAACAAATAGCATTGATAAAGAAATTATTAAATTTATCAAGGCTAATAACGGTAAGTCAGGCATTATCTACTGTTTAAGCAGAAAGAAAGTGGAAGAGTTGGCTGAAATCTTGAAAGCAAACGGGATTAACGCCCGTGCTTATCATGCCGGAATGGATTCTTCAACAAGAACTGATAACCAGGACGACTTCTTAATGGAGAAAATAGACGTGATAGTTGCTACTATTGCGTTTGGTATGGGAATTGATAAACCTGATGTTCGCTTTGTTATTCATTATGATATCCCTAAGAGTCTGGAAGGCTATTATCAGGAAACTGGTCGTGCGGGACGTGATGGCGGTGAAGGTCAGTGCATTACATTCTATACCAATAAAGACTTACAGAAACTGGAAAAGTTTATGCAAGGAAAACCTGTAGCAGAACAGGAAATAGGCAAGCAGCTTCTGCTAGAAACCGCTGCATACGCCGAATCTTCCGTATGCCGTAGAAAGTCTTTGTTACATTACTTCGGCGAAGAATATACGGAAGAAAATTGTGGTAATTGTGACAATTGTTTAAACCCTAAGAAACAAGTGGAAGCTCAGGATTCATTATGTGCGGTGATAGAAACTATCATGGCAGTAAAAGAAAACTTTAAGGCAGACTATATTATCGATGTATTACAAGGAAGAGAAACTTCCGAAGTACAAGCACACCTGCACGAAGACTTAGAAGTCTTTGGTTCAGGAATGGGCGAAGAAGATAAAACATGGAATGCTGTTATTCGACAAGCTTTAATAGCTGGATTTTTAAGTAAGGATGTCGAAAACTATGGATTATTAAAAGTAACGGATGCAGGACGTAAGTTCTTAAAACATCCAAAATCATTTAAAATAACAGAGGATAATGACTTTGAAGAAGTAGAAGAGGAAACTCCTATGCGAGGAGGCGCTGCATGTGCGGTAGACCCAGCTCTTTATTCAATGCTGAAAGACTTGAGGAAAAAACTTTCCAAGAAGCTGGATGTTCCGCCTTACGTTATTTTTCAAGACCCGTCACTTGAGGCGATGGCAACTATTTATCCGGTAACACTGGATGAGCTGCAGAATATCCCAGGTGTAGGTGCAGGAAAAGCAAAGCGCTACGGACAGGAGTTCTGTGTATTGATTAGAAAGCACTGCGAGGAAAATGAAATTGATCGCCCGGAAGATTTGCGTGTTCGTACAGTTGCAAACAAGTCAAAGCTGAAGGTGTCTATTATTCAAAGTATAGATAGAAAGGTGGCACTTGATGATATCGCTCTTTCTAAAGGAATTGAGTTCTCGGATTTGCTTGAAGAAATAGAAGCAATAGTATATTCCGGAACAAAATTGAATATTGATTATTTCCTGCATGAAATAATGGATGAAGATCATATGCAGGATATTTATGATTATTTTAAAGAATCTGTTACTGATAAAATAGACGATGCAGTAGAAGAACTTGGTGGAGACTACTCAGAAGACGAAATTCGTCTGGTTAGAATTAAGTTCATCTCTGAAATGGCAAATTAA
- the guaB gene encoding IMP dehydrogenase, with translation MSFIADKIVMDGLTYDDVLLIPSYSEVLPRSVDLSTKFSRNIELKVPFVTAAMDTVTEAKMAIAIAREGGIGVIHKNMSIKAQAKQVAIVKRAENGMIYDPVTIKQGSTVRDALSLMAEYKIGGIPVVDDDRMLVGIVTNRDLRFERDMNKRIDEVMTKENIVTTNQSTDLESAAQILQLHKIEKLPVVDKEGKLVGLVTYKDITKAKDKPMACKDAKGRLRVAAGVGVTADSFARMQALVEAGADAIVIDTAHGHSKGVIEQLREAKKRFPNIDIVVGNIATGAAALALVEAGADGVKVGIGPGSICTTRVVAGVGVPQLSAVYDVAKALKDTGVPLIADGGLRYSGDVVKALAAGGYSVMIGSLVAGVEESPGETIIFNGRKFKSYRGMGSLEAMENGSKDRYFQSGETDVKKLVPEGIAARVPYKGTLFEVIYQLCGGLRSGMGYCGAASIEKLHDAKFTRITSAGVLESHPHDVTITSEAPNYSRPE, from the coding sequence ATGTCATTTATTGCAGATAAAATTGTAATGGATGGATTAACGTACGACGACGTACTTTTAATCCCTTCATATTCTGAGGTATTACCCCGTAGTGTCGATCTCTCGACAAAGTTCTCACGAAACATTGAATTAAAGGTCCCCTTTGTAACTGCAGCAATGGATACAGTAACCGAAGCGAAAATGGCTATTGCTATTGCACGTGAAGGAGGTATTGGTGTTATTCATAAAAACATGTCTATCAAGGCTCAAGCTAAGCAAGTTGCTATTGTGAAGCGTGCCGAGAATGGAATGATTTATGATCCTGTTACCATTAAGCAAGGTTCTACTGTGCGTGATGCTTTATCTTTGATGGCAGAATATAAGATTGGTGGTATTCCTGTTGTTGATGATGATAGAATGTTGGTTGGAATTGTGACTAATCGTGACTTGCGTTTTGAACGCGACATGAATAAGCGCATTGACGAGGTTATGACAAAAGAAAATATTGTAACAACCAATCAGTCTACTGACCTGGAATCTGCTGCTCAGATATTGCAGCTTCATAAAATTGAGAAACTTCCAGTAGTGGATAAAGAAGGTAAACTAGTTGGACTGGTTACCTATAAAGATATTACAAAAGCAAAAGATAAACCAATGGCATGTAAAGATGCTAAAGGAAGACTTCGCGTAGCGGCCGGAGTAGGTGTAACTGCCGATTCATTTGCCCGTATGCAGGCTTTGGTTGAAGCAGGAGCAGATGCTATTGTTATTGATACGGCTCATGGCCATTCAAAAGGAGTTATTGAACAACTTAGAGAAGCAAAGAAACGTTTTCCAAACATTGATATTGTAGTTGGTAATATTGCTACCGGAGCTGCAGCTTTGGCACTTGTTGAAGCTGGTGCTGATGGTGTGAAAGTTGGTATCGGTCCAGGTTCTATCTGTACTACACGTGTAGTTGCAGGAGTAGGTGTTCCTCAGCTTTCTGCCGTTTATGATGTAGCAAAAGCATTAAAAGATACAGGTGTTCCTTTGATTGCCGACGGAGGTTTAAGATATTCCGGAGATGTGGTTAAGGCATTGGCTGCCGGTGGTTACTCAGTAATGATTGGTTCACTTGTTGCCGGAGTAGAAGAAAGTCCGGGTGAAACAATTATCTTTAACGGACGAAAATTCAAATCATATAGAGGTATGGGTTCACTGGAAGCTATGGAAAATGGTTCTAAAGACCGTTATTTCCAAAGCGGTGAAACAGATGTTAAGAAGCTAGTTCCAGAAGGTATTGCTGCACGTGTTCCATATAAAGGTACCCTTTTTGAAGTGATTTACCAGTTATGTGGTGGTCTTCGTTCAGGAATGGGATATTGTGGCGCTGCAAGTATCGAGAAACTTCACGATGCAAAATTTACACGTATCACTAGTGCCGGTGTTCTTGAAAGTCATCCTCATGATGTGACTATCACTAGTGAAGCACCAAACTATAGCCGTCCGGAATAA
- a CDS encoding peptidylprolyl isomerase → MKREIILFAGLAFGACAFSQQKDEVLMKINNKNITRSEFEYIYNKNNSNNELDKKSLEEYVNLFVNFKLKVAAAESEGVDTTKAFRDEFLGYRQQLAKSYLTDDSVDQANALVIYNRLKENLETSHILFRCKPDATPGDSLDAYNKAERARQRILSGESFEKVAREVSEDSSVKQNGGNLGYFTALQMVSPFEDAAYSLKTGEVSKPVRTDFGYHIIKVTNRRPDMGKVQVAHIFKSLLQDVTKEQENRATMQMDSIYKALQNGADFAALAKNFSDDKGTASRGGELPWIGFRQTVKEFENVVFSLNKGEISNPFRSPSGLHIVKLIDRKPIESFEEKKEEIIRRMNRQGRGNKGVEAFVEKLKTEYKFSYNDKGVNEIKSLMKNIQAGKDSLTSAHSLNLSGDLFTLNGTNYPVKGFIIWAMTQHGTAEKQLKDYTNNFILNYENGQLEQKYPEFGHLMQEYRDGILLFDVSNRKVWDKASKDEKGLAAFFQENSSSYKWDSPRFKGVIAHCKDKKTAKAVKKLTKNNSEEEWATVIRKAFNNDSVSLVKVEKGLFAKGSNKYVDKLKFKSGNPEPLKDYPVTIVLGKMLKGGPESYKDVRGPVTADYQNYLEADWIKELREKYKVEINQQILKTVNNH, encoded by the coding sequence ATGAAAAGAGAGATTATTTTATTTGCAGGTTTAGCTTTCGGTGCTTGTGCTTTCTCCCAACAAAAGGATGAAGTCTTGATGAAGATAAACAACAAGAATATAACACGATCGGAATTCGAATACATTTATAACAAGAATAATTCAAACAACGAGTTAGACAAGAAGTCTTTAGAAGAATATGTCAACTTGTTTGTAAACTTTAAGCTGAAAGTTGCTGCTGCTGAATCAGAAGGTGTCGATACAACAAAAGCATTTCGTGATGAATTTTTGGGATATCGCCAACAACTGGCAAAGTCCTATCTCACGGACGACTCTGTAGACCAGGCAAATGCATTGGTTATATATAACCGGCTTAAAGAAAATTTAGAAACATCGCATATTCTGTTTCGGTGTAAACCGGATGCAACTCCCGGAGATTCTCTTGATGCATATAATAAAGCTGAGCGCGCCCGCCAACGAATCCTTAGCGGTGAAAGCTTTGAAAAGGTAGCCCGTGAAGTTTCCGAAGATTCTTCAGTGAAGCAGAACGGTGGTAATCTAGGATATTTCACAGCATTGCAGATGGTAAGTCCTTTTGAAGATGCGGCTTATTCTTTAAAAACAGGAGAAGTAAGTAAGCCAGTCCGTACAGATTTCGGCTATCACATTATCAAAGTAACGAACAGACGTCCCGATATGGGCAAAGTGCAGGTAGCACATATCTTTAAGTCTCTTCTACAAGATGTAACTAAAGAACAAGAGAATAGGGCAACCATGCAAATGGATTCCATTTATAAGGCTTTGCAAAACGGAGCCGATTTTGCTGCTTTGGCAAAAAACTTCTCGGATGACAAAGGCACTGCTTCACGTGGTGGTGAGTTGCCATGGATTGGCTTCCGTCAGACTGTGAAAGAATTTGAGAATGTGGTCTTTTCTTTAAATAAAGGTGAAATATCTAATCCGTTTCGTTCTCCAAGCGGTCTGCATATTGTGAAGTTAATAGACCGCAAACCAATAGAATCTTTTGAAGAAAAGAAAGAAGAGATTATTCGTCGTATGAATCGCCAGGGACGCGGGAATAAAGGTGTTGAGGCTTTTGTTGAAAAGTTGAAAACAGAATATAAATTCTCATACAATGATAAAGGAGTTAATGAGATTAAGAGTCTGATGAAGAATATTCAGGCAGGTAAAGATTCTCTAACCTCTGCTCATTCACTTAATCTTTCGGGTGATCTTTTCACTTTGAATGGAACGAACTATCCTGTGAAAGGTTTTATTATTTGGGCTATGACTCAACATGGAACTGCAGAAAAGCAGCTGAAGGACTATACAAATAATTTCATTCTTAATTATGAAAATGGTCAACTTGAGCAAAAATATCCAGAGTTTGGTCATTTAATGCAAGAATACCGTGACGGAATTTTATTGTTTGACGTAAGTAACCGTAAGGTTTGGGATAAAGCTTCAAAGGATGAAAAAGGTTTGGCTGCATTCTTTCAAGAAAACAGCTCAAGCTATAAATGGGATTCTCCCCGTTTTAAGGGTGTGATTGCTCATTGCAAGGATAAGAAGACAGCTAAGGCAGTTAAGAAACTGACTAAAAATAATTCGGAAGAGGAATGGGCAACTGTAATACGTAAGGCATTTAATAATGATTCCGTTTCTTTGGTTAAAGTAGAAAAAGGGCTCTTTGCTAAAGGGAGCAACAAATATGTGGATAAATTAAAATTTAAGTCGGGCAATCCAGAGCCTCTTAAGGATTATCCTGTTACAATTGTTCTTGGAAAGATGCTGAAAGGCGGGCCTGAAAGCTATAAAGATGTTCGTGGTCCTGTTACCGCCGACTATCAAAATTACCTGGAAGCTGATTGGATTAAAGAATTACGAGAAAAATATAAGGTTGAAATTAACCAACAGATTTTAAAAACAGTTAATAATCATTGA